One stretch of Lysobacterales bacterium DNA includes these proteins:
- a CDS encoding DUF4390 domain-containing protein — MQLELDLRFTDTLLQALDDGIPLLLAVQIDGAVASVQRIGLRYRPLSRQYELHLPGDAQPRVFASRARLLAALDRIVLGAVSADSGRVRVKLVSSALPAPLRLPALVEREWQLATPQRSWSR; from the coding sequence TTGCAGCTCGAGCTCGATCTGCGTTTCACCGACACCCTGCTGCAGGCGCTCGACGACGGTATTCCGTTGCTGCTCGCGGTGCAGATCGATGGTGCTGTGGCCAGCGTGCAGCGCATCGGACTGCGCTACCGGCCACTGTCGCGGCAGTACGAGCTGCACTTGCCGGGCGACGCCCAGCCGCGTGTGTTCGCCAGCCGTGCGCGTCTGCTCGCCGCGCTCGACCGCATCGTGCTCGGTGCGGTGTCCGCGGACTCCGGACGGGTGCGCGTGAAACTGGTCAGCAGCGCGCTGCCCGCGCCGCTGCGGCTGCCGGCGCTAGTCGAACGCGAGTGGCAGCTGGCCACGCCGCAGCGGTCCTGGAGTCGTTGA